A single genomic interval of Nostoc commune NIES-4072 harbors:
- the aroQ gene encoding type II 3-dehydroquinate dehydratase gives MLNSTLQSLSILALHGPNLNLLGQREPGIYGALTLAEINRLLEEEGFKIQAKVFSVQSNHEGILVDTIHAALGQHHGILINAGAYTHTSVALRDAIAAVNLPTVEVHLSNIYRREDFRHHSYIAPVAIGQISGFGAQSYLLGLQALVNHLRSI, from the coding sequence GTGCTCAACTCGACGTTGCAATCCTTAAGCATTCTGGCACTGCATGGGCCAAACTTAAATTTGCTAGGACAGCGAGAACCAGGAATTTATGGTGCGTTGACTCTAGCTGAAATTAACCGCCTGTTAGAAGAAGAGGGATTCAAGATACAGGCGAAAGTTTTTTCTGTGCAGTCAAATCATGAAGGAATTTTGGTAGATACTATTCATGCCGCATTAGGACAACATCACGGGATTTTGATTAATGCAGGGGCATATACCCATACAAGTGTGGCATTGCGAGATGCGATCGCGGCTGTTAACTTGCCCACAGTCGAAGTACATCTAAGTAATATTTACCGTCGGGAAGATTTTCGCCATCATTCGTACATCGCCCCAGTAGCGATTGGTCAAATAAGTGGTTTTGGCGCACAAAGTTACTTGTTAGGCTTACAAGCACTGGTTAATCATTTAAGAAGCATATAA
- a CDS encoding ADP-ribosylglycohydrolase family protein gives MRYSPISRFRGTLLGAFLGESLSTGNIQSQSYLDLGRMAVLGTESLIALGRLDLDDWIARQQQESLNLAVTDDISIKIILATLPVALFFHENPIKLRQNLLHVLKIWEDDPIVRDGTLAVGYAIALALTEKLNPRTLIPQTISFLGQTPTSIPKKLLTVQNLLEQGAGLSRAQAEFAKEELSNTISMAFYCFLSTLEDFRLAVLRATHNGNFMQHATPLTSQTTGAITGALSGAYNGIGGIPVNWQLLLQRNSPVWGLASFSQMLKLADAFVAVWSGVYDLTLNPTELTEEGYEVALLCVYAAPRVIRSR, from the coding sequence ATGCGTTACTCTCCTATAAGTCGGTTTAGAGGTACTTTACTCGGAGCATTCCTAGGGGAAAGTTTAAGTACTGGTAATATACAGTCTCAGAGTTACCTGGATTTGGGCAGAATGGCGGTTCTAGGTACTGAGAGTTTGATTGCGTTGGGTAGATTAGATTTAGATGATTGGATAGCGCGTCAGCAACAAGAATCTCTTAACTTAGCAGTAACTGATGACATATCGATTAAAATAATTCTTGCGACACTACCAGTAGCACTTTTTTTTCACGAAAATCCGATTAAGCTTCGACAAAACTTGCTGCATGTCCTAAAAATCTGGGAGGATGACCCAATAGTAAGGGATGGAACGCTAGCAGTAGGATATGCGATCGCTCTTGCCTTAACTGAAAAACTTAACCCCCGAACCCTCATCCCACAAACAATTTCTTTTCTCGGACAAACGCCGACATCAATACCAAAAAAATTATTAACAGTTCAGAATTTATTAGAGCAAGGGGCAGGATTGTCAAGGGCGCAAGCTGAGTTTGCTAAAGAAGAACTCAGTAACACTATTTCTATGGCATTCTACTGCTTTTTGAGTACCTTGGAAGATTTTCGGCTGGCAGTTTTGCGGGCTACTCACAATGGCAATTTTATGCAACATGCTACGCCTCTAACCTCACAAACTACAGGTGCAATTACTGGTGCTTTATCAGGAGCATATAACGGTATAGGTGGAATTCCGGTAAATTGGCAATTGCTCTTGCAGAGGAATTCTCCAGTATGGGGACTAGCTAGCTTTTCCCAAATGTTAAAATTGGCGGATGCATTTGTAGCGGTGTGGTCAGGAGTGTATGATCTTACCTTAAATCCAACGGAGTTAACTGAGGAGGGATATGAGGTGGCTTTGCTTTGTGTTTACGCAGCTCCTCGCGTTATTCGGTCGCGTTAA
- a CDS encoding HD family phosphohydrolase, producing MKIKQFLQFLTQQLTNWRRQYKGLRRKGKLMRSPKSKTHRRELLRTVLKNIILFLSKTNDKSERRKQERALQSKTKSVKTKSTIYGVALDWVHEQRSLVILAIALVSLTGVIGHKLYNQTQIQIGNPAPQTITAPYTASIEDQKKTESQRQAVSETSLQVLMINARMNEQINENLQKLLDDGNEIRAVAGAFPFFDPVVLSISTQRYLRSCPDLEWQALLIAVENTKNQHKKGTRRTTASSAPNQPLTPQKTKPVDFSQNTDFTQAVAELESYRVTSEKNLSLVISQIYQTRQRYTQATAKLLQLETVTPEAVYEESVLLDLSDEEWEKTQMGIHQSAERILTQGIPQGLPKNILQDAVSLQLQFFVPESAESLAKKLLLAVLKPNLQKDEEQTRENAQKAAAGVSPVMVKVRYGQVIVRKGVQITAWNFKVLEHYHLVRREVKWQELVKLAGVIAIAIGIFVWVERHVDYELRQRDRLLVLLLTLSVPGLVTMGLPYTTWSALGLLLGSFYGPILGLTVVGLLLPILAISLDISKAALLAGVGGGILGSYIAQRLRSREELALLGVAIALTQGGIYLVVKILIGQAFGSTWYLVLREAGLFALSGLGWSIVALGLSPYLEKVFDLVTPIRLAELANPNRPLLKRLATETPGTFQHTLLVATLAEAAAKELGCNVELVRAGTLYHDIGKMHDPLGFIENQMGGPNKHDTEIKDPWKSAEIIKKHVTEGLVMARKHLLPTAIQAFIPEHQGTMLIAYFHHQAQQMAQEDPSLTVDDADFRYDGPIPQSRETGIVMLADSCEAALRSLEASAKPLGEKRSLKDVSTEQALAMLNNILRAKWQDNQLVDSGLTREEMSKIAQIFVDVWQQFHHKRIAYPKLKASNTARNS from the coding sequence ATGAAAATAAAGCAATTTTTGCAATTCTTAACCCAGCAATTGACTAACTGGCGGCGACAGTACAAAGGACTACGCCGTAAGGGAAAGTTAATGAGAAGTCCCAAAAGCAAAACCCATAGAAGGGAACTTCTAAGGACTGTGCTTAAGAATATAATTCTATTTTTATCAAAAACCAATGATAAAAGCGAGCGCCGAAAACAAGAAAGAGCGCTTCAGTCAAAAACAAAATCGGTCAAAACTAAGAGTACTATTTATGGAGTTGCTTTAGATTGGGTACATGAACAGCGTTCCTTGGTAATTTTAGCGATCGCTCTAGTGTCCCTGACTGGTGTTATTGGGCATAAATTATACAACCAAACTCAAATCCAAATCGGAAATCCTGCGCCCCAAACAATTACAGCGCCTTACACAGCTAGCATTGAAGATCAGAAAAAAACAGAGTCACAGCGCCAAGCTGTTAGTGAAACATCCTTACAGGTGTTGATGATTAATGCGCGAATGAACGAACAAATCAACGAAAATTTGCAAAAACTTCTGGATGATGGCAATGAAATTCGCGCCGTTGCTGGAGCTTTTCCTTTTTTTGATCCTGTAGTTTTGTCCATCTCTACCCAGCGTTACCTCCGCTCTTGTCCTGATTTGGAATGGCAAGCACTACTAATAGCTGTAGAAAATACTAAAAATCAGCATAAGAAAGGAACAAGACGAACCACCGCCTCATCCGCACCCAATCAGCCACTAACGCCACAGAAGACAAAGCCTGTTGATTTTTCTCAAAACACTGATTTTACTCAAGCAGTAGCAGAACTAGAATCTTACCGCGTCACTTCTGAGAAAAACTTGTCTTTAGTGATTTCCCAAATTTACCAAACACGGCAAAGATACACCCAAGCCACTGCCAAGCTTTTACAGTTAGAGACTGTTACCCCAGAAGCAGTATATGAAGAATCCGTACTTTTGGATTTGTCAGATGAGGAGTGGGAAAAAACACAAATGGGAATCCATCAAAGTGCAGAGCGGATTCTCACCCAAGGCATCCCACAAGGACTGCCAAAAAATATCTTACAAGATGCGGTGAGTTTACAATTGCAGTTTTTTGTACCAGAATCTGCCGAATCTTTGGCAAAGAAGCTTTTGTTAGCTGTACTCAAGCCGAATCTGCAAAAAGATGAAGAACAAACCAGAGAAAACGCTCAAAAGGCTGCTGCTGGTGTGTCACCCGTGATGGTGAAGGTACGGTATGGCCAGGTGATTGTCAGAAAAGGGGTGCAGATTACTGCATGGAACTTTAAGGTGCTGGAGCATTATCACCTGGTTCGCCGGGAGGTAAAATGGCAGGAGTTAGTGAAGTTAGCAGGTGTAATTGCGATCGCCATTGGCATTTTTGTCTGGGTAGAACGGCATGTCGATTACGAATTGCGACAACGCGATCGCTTGTTAGTGTTATTGCTGACTTTAAGTGTGCCAGGGTTGGTAACGATGGGATTGCCTTATACCACCTGGAGTGCCCTTGGTTTATTGTTGGGAAGCTTTTACGGCCCCATTTTAGGATTGACAGTTGTCGGACTGCTGTTGCCGATATTAGCTATTAGCTTGGATATAAGCAAGGCTGCGCTTTTAGCTGGTGTAGGAGGAGGAATATTAGGTAGTTACATAGCGCAAAGATTGCGATCGCGTGAAGAATTGGCATTATTGGGTGTTGCGATCGCTTTAACTCAGGGCGGTATTTATCTGGTTGTTAAAATTTTAATTGGTCAAGCATTCGGTTCAACTTGGTATCTCGTCCTCCGAGAAGCCGGATTGTTTGCTTTATCCGGTTTAGGCTGGAGTATTGTAGCTTTAGGGTTGAGTCCTTATCTAGAAAAAGTTTTTGATTTAGTTACCCCAATCCGTTTAGCGGAGTTGGCGAACCCTAACCGCCCTTTATTAAAACGACTTGCTACTGAAACTCCCGGAACTTTTCAACATACGCTGCTTGTGGCTACCCTTGCTGAAGCTGCTGCCAAAGAACTAGGATGTAATGTGGAACTAGTCAGGGCTGGTACATTATATCACGATATTGGCAAAATGCACGACCCCCTTGGATTTATTGAAAATCAAATGGGGGGGCCGAATAAACATGATACAGAGATTAAAGACCCTTGGAAAAGTGCAGAAATTATTAAAAAGCACGTAACTGAAGGGTTGGTGATGGCGCGTAAACACCTTTTACCGACAGCAATTCAAGCTTTTATTCCAGAGCATCAGGGAACGATGCTGATTGCCTATTTCCATCATCAAGCGCAGCAAATGGCTCAAGAAGATCCAAGTTTAACAGTAGACGATGCAGATTTTCGCTACGATGGCCCGATTCCTCAATCACGGGAAACCGGAATTGTCATGTTAGCAGATTCTTGCGAAGCGGCGCTGCGATCGCTCGAAGCATCGGCTAAACCTCTGGGAGAGAAGCGATCGCTTAAAGATGTTTCGACTGAACAAGCTTTAGCAATGCTTAATAATATTCTGCGTGCCAAATGGCAAGACAATCAACTCGTAGATTCAGGATTAACACGAGAAGAAATGTCAAAAATTGCCCAAATATTTGTGGATGTTTGGCAGCAATTTCATCACAAACGGATTGCTTATCCGAAGTTGAAGGCTAGTAACACTGCGCGGAATTCGTAA
- a CDS encoding DUF2442 domain-containing protein yields the protein MVKKIAATEELKEKLANARVNSDAIATSEPRATRAFYDAYLGMIIVFLSNKCMFGFPSEVGQGLAGALVKDLAKVEVTPSGEGLHWKTLDVDLSIPALMNGIFGTKKWMAELARKGGSSTLLQNLRHLD from the coding sequence ATGGTTAAGAAAATTGCGGCTACAGAAGAATTAAAAGAAAAGCTAGCCAATGCCAGAGTAAACTCAGATGCGATCGCCACATCTGAACCACGAGCAACTCGTGCTTTTTATGACGCTTACTTAGGAATGATTATAGTTTTTTTGTCTAACAAATGTATGTTTGGGTTCCCTTCAGAGGTAGGACAAGGGCTAGCAGGTGCTTTAGTTAAGGACTTAGCAAAAGTAGAGGTAACACCTTCTGGTGAAGGATTACATTGGAAAACCCTAGATGTAGATTTGAGTATTCCTGCTTTGATGAACGGAATATTTGGAACCAAAAAATGGATGGCTGAACTTGCTAGAAAAGGTGGAAGTTCTACTCTGCTACAAAATCTGAGGCATCTCGACTAA
- a CDS encoding TetR/AcrR family transcriptional regulator: protein MGRSTQSKFSAKKPRQVRDAEATKKQILDAAEAEFARNGLQGARTEAIAKGSGVTTAMIYYYFQSKEGLYQAVLQRPAVEMHEGFEQLNLDQFPPEEALQVLVKEAIAYEAAHPHRGMLWFQEANQNQGKYFKQGNWQENFSYLIKILERGMAKGCFRQIDPFLTTLHIIGVCNLYFNAYENIKHTRPDLQLLSPEMIEQHTQAAVNFILAGVRRTEN from the coding sequence GTGGGTCGTTCAACGCAGTCAAAATTCTCAGCTAAAAAGCCGCGTCAGGTGCGCGATGCAGAAGCAACGAAAAAGCAGATTCTCGATGCGGCGGAAGCGGAGTTTGCCAGAAATGGACTTCAAGGGGCGCGGACAGAAGCGATCGCTAAAGGTTCAGGTGTTACCACAGCGATGATTTACTATTACTTCCAGAGCAAGGAAGGACTATATCAAGCTGTTTTGCAACGTCCGGCGGTGGAGATGCACGAAGGGTTTGAGCAGCTAAATCTGGATCAGTTCCCACCAGAGGAGGCGTTGCAGGTACTTGTCAAAGAAGCGATCGCTTATGAAGCTGCTCACCCGCACCGGGGAATGCTTTGGTTCCAAGAAGCAAACCAAAATCAGGGAAAATATTTCAAACAGGGGAATTGGCAAGAAAATTTTAGCTATCTAATCAAGATTTTAGAGCGGGGGATGGCGAAAGGTTGTTTCCGTCAGATCGATCCATTTCTCACCACTCTTCATATTATTGGGGTTTGTAATTTATACTTCAACGCTTACGAAAACATCAAGCATACTAGACCCGATTTGCAACTCCTGAGTCCAGAAATGATTGAGCAGCATACTCAAGCAGCAGTTAATTTTATTTTGGCTGGTGTGCGACGTACTGAGAATTAG
- a CDS encoding DUF445 domain-containing protein, producing the protein MDWSHLWLYVSPPVLGGIIGYFTNDIAIKMLFRPYRAIYIAGRRVPFTPGLIPRNQERLALNISKTIMGSLLTPQELQNLARRLLQTERVQSAILWLLRLAIEQIKTDKNEKSAKIVAGILRDLIGESLPRLLKVLARREDFLETQINQIFDQILLEFQLSEEQATRLADWLLQAVLPPDALRQTIVDFLTDRTIQIIDEGFREKTSGTYWVVANLFGLRNTLTRLRTFCLDEKETANSRLQELTKDLQIRDRIRKLLQNLSLQNLPIGTVRQLRKTTRESVRHYLQNSGSDFLQGLTDSVDWENIAVVLLNRLSTSPVVNTSLEVMSQELALILDKYLEKDLEVIVAQVIPILSIDQVIVDRVKSTSPADLEAAIEGIVKNELQAIVTLGGVLGFVVGLFQTVFLLLVQQ; encoded by the coding sequence GTGGACTGGTCTCATCTTTGGCTTTATGTGTCTCCCCCGGTACTGGGTGGAATTATTGGCTATTTCACAAATGATATAGCTATCAAAATGTTGTTCCGTCCTTACCGAGCAATTTACATTGCTGGACGAAGAGTACCCTTCACCCCTGGATTGATTCCCCGCAACCAGGAACGTTTGGCTCTGAACATTTCTAAGACAATCATGGGGTCACTTTTGACACCACAAGAATTGCAAAATCTAGCGCGGCGTTTGTTGCAAACAGAACGCGTGCAATCAGCAATTCTCTGGTTGTTGCGGCTGGCAATTGAACAAATTAAAACAGATAAAAACGAGAAAAGTGCCAAAATTGTGGCGGGGATTTTGCGGGATTTAATAGGAGAATCCTTGCCACGCTTACTCAAGGTTTTAGCGCGACGCGAAGACTTTTTGGAAACGCAGATCAATCAAATTTTTGACCAGATATTACTGGAATTTCAATTGAGTGAAGAACAAGCCACACGGCTTGCTGATTGGTTGTTGCAAGCAGTTTTACCACCAGATGCGCTGCGGCAGACGATAGTTGATTTTTTGACCGATCGCACAATTCAAATTATTGATGAAGGCTTCCGCGAAAAAACCAGTGGGACTTATTGGGTAGTAGCAAATTTGTTTGGCTTACGTAATACTCTGACACGGCTACGGACTTTTTGTTTAGATGAAAAAGAGACTGCTAATAGTCGCTTGCAAGAATTGACTAAAGATTTGCAAATCCGCGATCGCATTCGGAAATTACTGCAAAATTTATCATTACAAAACTTGCCAATTGGGACGGTGCGCCAACTCCGAAAGACCACCCGCGAAAGTGTCCGCCATTACTTACAAAACAGTGGCAGCGATTTTTTACAAGGATTAACTGATTCTGTTGATTGGGAAAATATTGCTGTAGTGCTGCTGAATCGTCTAAGTACTTCACCTGTTGTCAATACTTCTTTAGAAGTAATGAGTCAAGAATTGGCTTTAATATTAGATAAGTATTTGGAAAAAGATTTAGAAGTAATTGTGGCACAAGTAATTCCAATTTTGTCGATAGATCAAGTGATAGTTGATCGGGTAAAATCAACTTCACCGGCTGATTTAGAAGCTGCTATTGAAGGAATTGTGAAAAATGAATTGCAAGCGATTGTAACTTTAGGTGGTGTTTTGGGTTTTGTTGTGGGGTTATTCCAGACAGTGTTTTTACTGTTGGTTCAACAGTAG
- the ubiE gene encoding bifunctional demethylmenaquinone methyltransferase/2-methoxy-6-polyprenyl-1,4-benzoquinol methylase UbiE: MTNEIQSIFNRIAPVYDQLNDWLSLGQHRIWKEMAVKWSAAKSGDTALDLCCGSGDLALRLARRVGATGKVYGVDFSPNLLEKAKERSHWQYPQPALALPAVGIAWIEADVLNLPFEDNQFDAATMGYGLRNVKDIPRSLQELYRVLKPGAKAAILDFHRPSNPQLRAFQQLYLDSFVVPVASYLGLKEEYAYISPSLDRFPIGREQIDLARQVGFAVATHYPIANGMMGVLVVSKF, encoded by the coding sequence ATGACTAACGAAATTCAGTCCATTTTTAACCGTATTGCTCCGGTTTATGACCAGTTAAACGATTGGTTGAGTCTGGGACAGCATCGAATATGGAAGGAAATGGCAGTGAAATGGAGTGCAGCGAAATCGGGTGATACTGCATTAGATTTATGTTGCGGTAGTGGTGATTTAGCTTTACGTCTGGCACGGCGTGTAGGGGCAACAGGGAAGGTTTACGGAGTGGATTTTTCACCCAACCTGCTAGAAAAAGCTAAAGAACGCTCACATTGGCAGTACCCGCAACCTGCGTTGGCTTTGCCCGCCGTAGGCATCGCTTGGATAGAAGCTGACGTGCTAAATTTACCCTTTGAGGATAACCAATTTGATGCCGCAACAATGGGCTATGGTTTAAGAAATGTTAAAGATATTCCCCGCAGTCTCCAAGAGTTATACCGGGTTTTGAAGCCGGGTGCTAAAGCCGCAATTTTGGACTTTCATCGACCGAGTAATCCTCAGCTACGTGCCTTTCAGCAGTTGTATCTGGACAGTTTTGTGGTGCCAGTTGCCAGTTATTTAGGGTTAAAAGAAGAATATGCTTACATCAGCCCTAGTTTAGATCGCTTTCCCATCGGGAGAGAGCAAATAGACTTAGCGCGTCAAGTTGGTTTTGCTGTTGCCACACACTACCCCATTGCGAACGGTATGATGGGAGTGCTGGTAGTCAGCAAATTTTAG
- a CDS encoding response regulator, with translation MDKPNLEIDKLQYQVMTLQQPKKLKILVVDDEPDNLDLLYRTFRRDFNVLKADSGVNALEVLAAEGEVAVIISDQRMPEMKGTEFLSKTVPQFPDTVRIILTGFTDIEDLVEAINAGQVYKYITKPWDPGELKAVVQRAAETYDLLKQRTEELRRSHAQIALLSVLVQVTQAASSLEETLAPIARAVSDTFATDGCILQLTDGNTLIATQGTYSDTGIIENWLSVDPLTKEAIATGQMQVSLNIPKDTKLVDAIHYKNTGVQAHLVIPISYRNQLLGVLSLQWKQPCTLREDELMLINLSAQLIAIALTSCH, from the coding sequence ATGGATAAGCCCAATCTCGAAATTGATAAACTCCAATATCAAGTGATGACTCTCCAACAACCAAAAAAGCTGAAAATCCTGGTAGTTGACGATGAGCCAGATAATCTCGATCTGCTTTATCGTACCTTTCGACGCGACTTTAATGTTCTGAAAGCTGATAGTGGGGTGAACGCCCTAGAAGTTTTGGCAGCAGAAGGGGAGGTAGCGGTGATTATCTCCGATCAACGGATGCCAGAAATGAAAGGAACTGAGTTTCTCAGCAAGACTGTACCTCAGTTTCCCGATACGGTTAGGATAATTCTCACCGGATTTACTGATATTGAAGACTTGGTAGAGGCGATTAATGCAGGACAAGTCTACAAATATATCACCAAGCCTTGGGACCCAGGCGAACTGAAGGCAGTGGTGCAAAGAGCAGCAGAAACCTACGACTTGCTCAAGCAACGTACAGAAGAATTACGCCGTTCTCATGCTCAAATAGCCCTGCTGAGTGTTTTGGTACAGGTAACTCAAGCAGCTTCTAGCTTAGAAGAAACTCTCGCTCCAATTGCTAGGGCTGTGAGTGATACTTTTGCAACAGATGGGTGTATTCTACAACTGACAGATGGAAATACTCTGATTGCGACTCAAGGAACTTACAGCGATACAGGTATAATAGAGAATTGGTTATCTGTTGACCCACTAACAAAGGAAGCGATCGCCACCGGGCAAATGCAAGTTTCCTTAAATATACCTAAAGACACTAAATTAGTTGATGCTATTCACTACAAAAATACGGGTGTGCAAGCACATTTAGTTATCCCAATTAGCTACCGTAATCAACTTTTGGGTGTATTATCCCTACAGTGGAAACAACCCTGCACTTTACGGGAAGATGAATTAATGCTAATTAATTTATCAGCCCAACTGATAGCGATCGCTCTTACTAGTTGTCATTAG
- a CDS encoding group II intron reverse transcriptase/maturase, producing the protein MIRHSVKTSESWRALPWKKFRRNLFRLQKRVFKAVQVGDKRKARSLQKLILKSTSARYLAIRQVSQLNAGKKTAGIDGKKSLSFEERFKLEELLRMNSGNWKHQGLREIPIPKKDGTTRMLKIPTIADRAWQCLAKYALEPAHEATFHARSYGFRTGRSAHDAQQHIFNNLNSRVNGIEKRVIELDIEKCFDRINHSAIMDELIAPKGLKIGIFRCLKAGVNPEFPEQGTPQGGVVSPLLANIALNGIESIHRYHVEYKQGRRITDKTSSEKIVEPSVRYADDMVIILRPEDNAIEILERISEFLRKRGMQVSQKKTKVTAATDGFDFLGWHFKVQKNGKLKSTPSVDNFKTFRKKVKHIVNNSNYGSTTKAEKLAPVVRGWRNYHKFCKMDGSKFSLWFLNHRTFTVFNKEAKKDRYSSAELVKKAFPSVPYSENSHVMVQGKKSPYDGNIAYWSERNSKLYDGMTSKALKKQNHRCASCGLKFIDEERVHLHHIDGNHANWKKNNLEAIHESCHDYKHMSKSES; encoded by the coding sequence ATGATTAGACACAGTGTAAAAACTAGTGAATCTTGGAGAGCCTTACCGTGGAAGAAATTCCGCCGTAATCTTTTCCGCCTTCAAAAGCGAGTATTTAAAGCTGTTCAAGTTGGAGACAAGCGGAAAGCTAGGTCACTCCAAAAGCTTATTCTAAAATCTACCTCGGCTCGATATCTTGCAATTAGACAAGTGTCACAGCTAAACGCTGGTAAAAAGACGGCGGGTATTGATGGTAAGAAATCCCTCTCATTTGAAGAACGCTTCAAGCTTGAAGAACTACTGAGAATGAATAGCGGAAATTGGAAACATCAAGGACTAAGAGAAATCCCTATCCCCAAAAAGGACGGGACTACCAGAATGTTAAAGATACCAACCATCGCGGATAGAGCCTGGCAATGCCTAGCAAAATACGCACTCGAACCAGCACACGAAGCCACTTTCCACGCCAGGAGTTACGGGTTTAGAACTGGGCGCTCTGCCCATGATGCACAACAGCACATCTTTAACAACCTCAACTCCAGAGTCAACGGAATAGAGAAACGAGTTATTGAACTTGATATTGAGAAGTGCTTCGACAGGATTAACCACTCAGCAATAATGGACGAACTCATCGCCCCCAAAGGCTTAAAAATCGGTATCTTCCGATGCCTCAAGGCAGGGGTTAACCCAGAATTCCCTGAACAAGGTACACCTCAAGGTGGAGTAGTTAGCCCACTATTAGCTAATATCGCACTCAACGGGATTGAAAGTATTCACAGATATCATGTGGAATACAAACAGGGAAGGAGAATAACAGACAAAACCTCGTCCGAGAAAATCGTCGAACCCTCAGTCCGATACGCGGATGACATGGTTATTATACTTCGACCCGAAGACAATGCGATAGAAATACTTGAAAGAATCAGCGAGTTCCTCCGTAAACGCGGAATGCAAGTAAGCCAAAAGAAAACCAAAGTTACCGCCGCGACAGATGGGTTTGATTTCCTCGGCTGGCACTTCAAAGTCCAGAAAAACGGAAAGCTTAAAAGTACTCCCTCAGTGGATAACTTCAAAACGTTCCGTAAGAAAGTAAAACACATCGTCAACAACTCGAATTATGGCTCTACCACAAAGGCTGAGAAATTAGCCCCGGTAGTTAGAGGTTGGAGAAACTACCATAAGTTCTGTAAGATGGACGGGTCAAAGTTCTCACTTTGGTTCCTAAATCACAGAACATTTACGGTATTTAATAAGGAAGCCAAGAAAGACCGCTATTCTAGTGCAGAACTAGTCAAAAAAGCGTTCCCATCAGTTCCTTACTCCGAAAACAGTCACGTCATGGTTCAAGGAAAAAAATCCCCTTATGACGGTAATATCGCCTACTGGAGCGAACGTAACAGCAAGCTCTACGACGGCATGACCTCTAAAGCTCTCAAAAAGCAAAACCATAGATGTGCTTCCTGTGGTCTGAAATTTATCGATGAAGAACGGGTACACCTGCATCACATCGATGGAAATCACGCCAACTGGAAGAAAAATAATCTTGAAGCAATCCATGAGAGTTGCCACGATTACAAACACATGAGCAAAAGCGAAAGCTGA
- a CDS encoding RuBisCO accumulation factor 1: MTDLPPNAQNPEENATNDVAQELLRRLRQKQGNWVEWGAAIASLLKTGYNPQDIFEATGFEPIQQNQVVVGSQVYNSLEKFGVSEETRSHYATRGSDVLYELRLLTQEERAAAAELIFVHNVDADEAREIAKALKEFSYYRTLPEGFSAHPGDAVAHQVWKLARQNADLQQRSRLIAKGLRFAHTPAARQKIEQLLTDFTTVPQRPAPILPFYRLEVEEQLPRILPVVGEMPLSRQDLQAVPIMTEIEPFRMVKFAGEQAWVPLPGWQVLLAAVDPVVILANSDRFPIQTQSQIGPVVVVVDRAQREWDASSYFVVENGGELDFQWFETEPEIPLLGQIIIIVRPKKILDEELTKDSWQIDE; encoded by the coding sequence ATGACTGATCTACCACCCAACGCTCAGAATCCCGAAGAAAATGCTACCAACGATGTAGCACAAGAATTACTGCGAAGGCTGAGGCAAAAACAAGGTAACTGGGTGGAATGGGGAGCCGCGATCGCCTCGTTGCTAAAAACCGGTTACAACCCCCAAGACATTTTTGAGGCGACTGGATTTGAGCCGATTCAACAAAATCAGGTGGTTGTTGGTTCTCAAGTTTACAATTCTTTAGAAAAGTTTGGAGTATCGGAAGAAACGCGATCGCACTATGCCACACGCGGTAGTGATGTTTTATATGAACTGCGTTTGCTCACCCAAGAAGAACGCGCCGCCGCCGCCGAACTAATCTTCGTCCACAATGTTGATGCCGATGAGGCACGGGAAATAGCAAAAGCACTTAAAGAATTCTCTTATTACCGCACTTTACCAGAAGGATTTTCTGCCCATCCTGGGGATGCCGTTGCTCATCAAGTTTGGAAACTGGCACGCCAAAATGCAGATTTACAACAGCGATCGCGTCTAATAGCCAAAGGTTTACGCTTTGCTCACACGCCAGCAGCAAGGCAAAAAATCGAACAACTACTAACTGATTTTACTACTGTTCCCCAGCGTCCAGCGCCAATTCTACCCTTTTACCGCCTAGAAGTTGAAGAACAATTACCCCGAATCTTGCCTGTGGTAGGCGAGATGCCATTATCACGGCAAGACTTGCAAGCTGTGCCCATAATGACAGAAATTGAACCATTTCGGATGGTCAAATTTGCTGGGGAGCAAGCTTGGGTGCCGTTACCAGGTTGGCAAGTGTTGTTGGCAGCAGTTGATCCAGTAGTGATTTTAGCAAATAGCGATCGCTTCCCTATCCAAACCCAAAGCCAAATCGGGCCAGTCGTAGTTGTAGTAGATCGTGCCCAACGAGAATGGGATGCCTCCAGTTACTTTGTCGTTGAAAATGGTGGTGAATTAGATTTTCAGTGGTTTGAAACTGAACCAGAAATTCCTTTACTAGGACAAATTATTATCATCGTTCGTCCTAAGAAAATTTTGGATGAAGAATTAACTAAGGATTCCTGGCAGATTGACGAATAA